Genomic window (Candidatus Methylomirabilis sp.):
CAGGCGCTGACCGCTCCCAGGAAGTGGCTTCCCTGCAAGTACTTCTACGATCCCGCCGGGAACGCCCTATTCGAGCAGATCTGTGAGCTGCCCGAGTACTACCTGACGCGGGCGGAGACCGCTATTCTCAACAGCCATGCCGCGACAATCATCGAACGCTGCCCCTCGGACCTCACGCTGGTCGAACTGGGCAGCGGCAGTTCCACGAAGAGCCGATATCTGATCGAGTCATGCCTGGCTCGGCAGCAGGATCTCACCTACTATGCGGTTGATATCTCACCCACTGGATTGGAGAATGGAACGCGACAGCTATTGGACAACTACGCGCGTCTGAGGGTTGTGGGGGTGGCGGCCGAATTTGCCGATGGGCTTGGCTATCTTACCACACACGCAAGCGGACCTCGATTGGTCGCGTTTCTGGGATCCACCATCGGCAACTTCACGGAAGAAGAGATCGCCTGGTTTTTCACGATGCTCCGTTGCCATCTTCGCCCAATGGACCGGCTCCTGCTTGGCGTTGACCTGATCAAAGACCTTGCCGTCCTGGAAGCGGCCTACGATGATGCCCAGGGCGTGACCGCACAGTTTAATCTCAACATTCTGGTACGACTCAACCGGGAGTTGTCCGCCGATTTCGATTTGGCCGCATTTCAGCATCGGGCGGTATGGAATCACGAACGCAGCCGAATAGAGATGAACCTGGTCAGTATGCGCAATCAACGCGTCAGAATCGCCGACCTGAACCTTGACATCGATTTTCGCCAGGGCGAAACGATCCACACAGAAAACTGCTACAAGTACTCCAAGTCGGGAATGGAATCGCTGCTTACGCGCCACGGATTTCAGATTCTTGGTCGTTTTACCGATCCTCGGGATCAATTTTGTCTTTTCCTGGCCTCTTGATTATCCCCCACACGATGGTTCCGACCCCTTTTTCCTCCCAGCCATGAACGACCTGGTCGCGATTGAGTTTGACCACGTGTACTACCGAGCCCCCGGCGGCGCGGTCATTCTTGATGATGTCAGCTTCAGCGTGAAGCGCGGCGAGGTGCTCGTTCTTGTGGGCCGTAGCGGCGTCGGCAAGACAACTATTCTGCGGCTGATCAATCGCCTTCTCGTGCCGAGCGCGGGTGAGGTCCGGGTCGAGGGTCGGGCGACACCCGAGTGGGACCCGATCGCCTTGCGCCGCCGGACCGGCTATGTACTGCAGGAGGTCGGCCTGTTCCTGCACATGACGATCGGCCGCAACATCGGGGTCGTCCCACGCCTGAACGGGTGGCCGGAGCCCCGCATCCATGCGCGCTGCCAGGAACTGCTGGAGCTTGTTGGGCTTGATCCATCAACCTTTGAAGGACGGTTTCCCCACGAGCTCTCAGGCGGACAACGCCAACGAGTAGGGTTCGCGAGGGCGCTGGCCGCTGATCCCCCCATAATCCTGATGGACGAGCCGTTCGGTGCGCTCGATCCGCTCACGCGAGCCGAGCTGCATCACGAGTTCCACCGCATTCAGGATCAGCTCCGCAAGACC
Coding sequences:
- the egtD gene encoding L-histidine N(alpha)-methyltransferase: MDDERYICIALRNAQDTLADDIRQALTAPRKWLPCKYFYDPAGNALFEQICELPEYYLTRAETAILNSHAATIIERCPSDLTLVELGSGSSTKSRYLIESCLARQQDLTYYAVDISPTGLENGTRQLLDNYARLRVVGVAAEFADGLGYLTTHASGPRLVAFLGSTIGNFTEEEIAWFFTMLRCHLRPMDRLLLGVDLIKDLAVLEAAYDDAQGVTAQFNLNILVRLNRELSADFDLAAFQHRAVWNHERSRIEMNLVSMRNQRVRIADLNLDIDFRQGETIHTENCYKYSKSGMESLLTRHGFQILGRFTDPRDQFCLFLAS
- a CDS encoding ATP-binding cassette domain-containing protein — its product is MNDLVAIEFDHVYYRAPGGAVILDDVSFSVKRGEVLVLVGRSGVGKTTILRLINRLLVPSAGEVRVEGRATPEWDPIALRRRTGYVLQEVGLFLHMTIGRNIGVVPRLNGWPEPRIHARCQELLELVGLDPSTFEGRFPHELSGGQRQRVGFARALAADPPIILMDEPFGALDPLTRAELHHEFHRIQDQLRKTVVMVSHDMGEAFALATKLGVLDQGRLVALDTPEAIARAADPRIRLFLNAMPPVPVIARDTD